Part of the Novosphingobium terrae genome is shown below.
GATGGGGTGCGGCGCATCAGCGTGCATGCTGATGAGCATTTGAAGGCGGCTAAGACCCGCCTCTGCATTGTTCGCATGAAGCGTTGCAGCGCCGCCTTCGTGGCCAGTGTTCCAGGCCATGAGGAGATCCAGTGCTTCTGGCCCGCGAACTTCGCCAACAAGAATGCGATCAGGCCGCATTCTGAGCGTGGTCCTGAGAAGAGCCGTCATGTTAGCTGTAGCAGACGTATGAAAAAGCACGGAATTTCTTGCTGCACACTGGATTTCTCCAGTGTCCTCAATAATTACAAGGCGCTCTTCGGGATCTGTGGCCACCATTTCATTGATGATGGCATTGACGAGGGTAGTCTTCCCTGAGCCGGTGCCGCCAATGACTAGAATGTTCCGGTGGCGCTTGACCGCATCAATGATGATTGTGCGTTGGGCATCATTCATCACACCATTCGCAACGTATTGATCGAGCGTAAAAATGCTAACAGCTTTCTTACGGATCGCGAAGGATGGTTTGGAAACCAGAGGTGGGATCTGACCCGCGAAGCGGCTACCGTCCAAGGGCCACTCACATTCGAGAATAGCCTGATCTTGGGTAACGATCTTACCGTGATAACCGGCCACACCACGAAGAATTGACTCTGCCCGGTGCGCTTCAACCGAGCCAATCTCGGTCATCTTTTGCCCAAGGCGCTCCAACCAGAGCGATCCATCGGGGTTTAACATAACCTCAATAGTTGCTGGGTCATTGAGCGCGCTGAGGAGAAGTTCACCGCAGTCGCGGCGCAGCTTTTCGCATGCGCGCGACTTCATGCTGTCGGAGACTTCGGGAGTGGAGTTCGTCACAGTTCGTTCCCAGCCCCCACCCTAACGGGGAGCTTTCGACTGCTTTACCGAACCGAACGAACAAAAACAACTTATAAATCGAACCGGCGAGACGTAAAAATTCTCACCGGGCAGTTATGCCCTTTTTGGCGATTATCCTTTCAGGCGGCTCTTTGCGGCAGCTTCCCAGACGCGAATTTGCGCCGCACAGAACTTATCGACCAAGGCGGTGACGATCTCGTAACCCTTGGGAGCCTGCTGTGCGCTCTCAGCGCTCAACAGCTCAATCACAGAAACTCCGAGGGCTTCGGCAATCTTCTCGATCGTTTCGAGTGTCGGATTGCTTTTCAAATTGACGATCTCGGATACCACAGACTTGGAGATACCCGCTTCCTGAGCGAGGTCTTGCAGCCGCTTCCTTTGTGCCTTGAGAAGGCGTACAACGTTGAGGGCCAAGATATCCTTATTGGTCTGCGTCATGGATGCCCGTTCAGAGTGTTTCGCCGCTAAACAGTCCGATGGCAAAACGGCCACCTGCTGTCAAAAAAATCCGTGGCGCATCTTCGCGAAAGTTCGCTTTCATGCAAGCCTCTTTACCATTAATTTAGATTAGTCGCAAAAGGTCCCGGACCGGGGAGCCTGCACTCACGACAGAGTGCGCCTTGACGGATATATCAATCCCTCATTGCGTTGTGTTGCATTTATGTCCTATGGCCCTCGACCGATCCGGCCATTTCAACAGAGCGTGGCCGGATACAATCGAGATTCTGGGCTCTTAACCCAGCTAAAGACGCAATCTATCCACCCGAGCCAGTGGAGTAATAATGGGCGACACTTACACCAAACGGCTGAATTATAGCCGTAAATATGCCGGTGAACGCCGACGCCAGTTGAAAGAGCAAGGCTTTACGATGATCACATTGGCGCTATCGCCCGCTGCGGTTCAAGCCGTCGATGCAGTCAAAAAGGGTGCGCGTCTAAAATCAAGAGAATCTGCCATCAACACGGTAATGTCCAGCCTCCCGGACGAGCATATCCAAGCAATCATCAAGAAATGTGACAAATAGGCAGCGAAGAAACGCCGTCATGGTTATGGCGGCGGCAGGCACTCCTTTTACGGCCTGCCCCGCTTTTCAAAAACCTTTCGGCAGAAGCCAATAAAGGCAGCGTCAGGATCTCGCGGAGCTTCTGTCGCCCATTCTCGCCATTCTGCTTCCAGCACGTAAATGTCCCAGCCTTGCGCTGCCTCCCGTGCGGCCTGGTACGTGGAAGGCTTGAGAGCCGGGATCACGGTAAGATCGCTAGCCGGTTCGGGCTCCATCATTGTCCCACGGTTACGGAAAACGACCTTATCGCCATCGAAACCGACATGATAATCTGGCAAGTGATCCCCTTTCACCAGATCTGACACCAGACGCTTGAACTCTTTGAGGCGCGACCTGGAACCACATTTGTTGTGCAACAAGGGTAACCCGATTTCCCACCTCATTTGGCGCCCGCAATGCTTACGTGCGATTTCATAAATGCGGCGCTCGATAGGCTTGCGCAGCCGGAAGTAGTCCCGATGCAACGTGAGCACTTCATCAGCACGGATTGCGTTAAAAACCCAATCAGAAAGTGTGATTTCACATGAAAGAAGCCTTCCATCCAAACCATTATGGCGCCTGATCGAAGATGAATCAATCAAGCCGAACGTATCGGTTTGCTCCTCACTACCAGTACGAATATTTGTCGTAATCGTAGTACCTCTGATCCGCTCAATTGCTTCCTGAAGGGCTTCATAATCCTTCCCGGAGGTTCCTCTATTCGTAAAAACAAGAAGCTCGCGGCTGTTGATGCTAACCCGTTT
Proteins encoded:
- a CDS encoding helix-turn-helix domain-containing protein, producing the protein MTQTNKDILALNVVRLLKAQRKRLQDLAQEAGISKSVVSEIVNLKSNPTLETIEKIAEALGVSVIELLSAESAQQAPKGYEIVTALVDKFCAAQIRVWEAAAKSRLKG
- a CDS encoding replication initiator protein A, with translation MVCETTNLANVSPLLPERHSQHDLFICDVADAVLKDVMQEMEHPFFSLSKKPDVAMRRYENNGQWLQVTPSVKGLATIYDKDILIYCISQLMAKLRKGEPVSKRVSINSRELLVFTNRGTSGKDYEALQEAIERIRGTTITTNIRTGSEEQTDTFGLIDSSSIRRHNGLDGRLLSCEITLSDWVFNAIRADEVLTLHRDYFRLRKPIERRIYEIARKHCGRQMRWEIGLPLLHNKCGSRSRLKEFKRLVSDLVKGDHLPDYHVGFDGDKVVFRNRGTMMEPEPASDLTVIPALKPSTYQAAREAAQGWDIYVLEAEWREWATEAPRDPDAAFIGFCRKVFEKRGRP
- the trbB gene encoding P-type conjugative transfer ATPase TrbB — encoded protein: MTNSTPEVSDSMKSRACEKLRRDCGELLLSALNDPATIEVMLNPDGSLWLERLGQKMTEIGSVEAHRAESILRGVAGYHGKIVTQDQAILECEWPLDGSRFAGQIPPLVSKPSFAIRKKAVSIFTLDQYVANGVMNDAQRTIIIDAVKRHRNILVIGGTGSGKTTLVNAIINEMVATDPEERLVIIEDTGEIQCAARNSVLFHTSATANMTALLRTTLRMRPDRILVGEVRGPEALDLLMAWNTGHEGGAATLHANNAEAGLSRLQMLISMHADAPHPIEPLIAEAVHLIVHIARTPEQGRRIQSILEVQGFAGGAYQFRSL